The Rhinopithecus roxellana isolate Shanxi Qingling chromosome 13, ASM756505v1, whole genome shotgun sequence genome contains a region encoding:
- the CEBPB gene encoding CCAAT/enhancer-binding protein beta produces MQRLVAWDPACLPLPPPPAFKSMEVANFYYEADCLAAAYGGKAAPAAPPAARPGPRPPAGELGSIGDHERAIDFSPYLEPLGAPQAPAPATATDTFEAAPPAPAPAPASSGQHHDFLSDLFSDDYGGKNCKKPAEYGYVSLGRLGAAKGALHPGCFAPLHPPPPPPPPPAELKAEPGFEPADCKRKEEAGAPGGGAGMAAGFPYALRAYLGYQAVPSGSSGSLSTSSSSSPPGTPSPADAKAPPAACYAGAAPPPSQVKSKAKKTVDKHSDEYKIRRERNNIAVRKSRDKAKMRNLETQHKVLELTAENERLQKKVEQLSRELSTLRNLFKQLPEPLLASSGHC; encoded by the coding sequence ATGCAACGCCTGGTGGCCTGGGACCCAGCATGTCTCCCCCTGCCGCCGCCGCCTGCCTTTAAATCCATGGAAGTGGCCAACTTCTACTACGAGGCGGACTGCTTGGCTGCTGCGTACGGCGGCAAGGCGGCCCCCGCGGCGCCCCCCGCGGCCAGACCCGGGCCGCGCCCCCCCGCCGGCGAGCTGGGCAGCATCGGCGACCACGAGCGCGCCATCGACTTCAGCCCGTACCTGGAGCCGTTGGGCGCGCCGCAGGCCCCGGCGCCCGCCACGGCCACGGACACCTTCGAGGCGGCTCCGCCCGCGCCCGCCCCCGCGCCCGCCTCCTCCGGGCAGCACCACGACTTCCTCTCCGACCTCTTCTCCGACGACTACGGGGGCAAGAACTGCAAGAAGCCGGCCGAGTACGGCTACGTGAGCCTGGGGCGCCTGGGGGCCGCCAAGGGCGCGCTGCACCCCGGCTGCTTCGCGCCCCTGCACCCGCcacccccgccgccgccgccgcccgccgaGCTCAAGGCGGAGCCGGGCTTCGAGCCCGCGGACTGCAAGCGGAAGGAGGAGGCCGGGGCGCCGGGCGGCGGCGCAGGCATGGCGGCGGGCTTCCCGTACGCGCTGCGCGCTTACCTCGGCTACCAGGCGGTGCCGAGCGGCAGCAGCGGGAGCCTCTCCACGTCCTCGTCGTCCAGCCCGCCCGGCACGCCGAGCCCCGCCGACGCCAAGGCGCCCCCGGCCGCCTGCTATGCGGGGGCCGCGCCGCCGCCCTCGCAGGTCAAGAGCAAGGCCAAGAAGACAGTGGACAAGCACAGCGACGAGTACAAGATCCGGCGCGAGCGCAACAACATCGCCGTGCGCAAGAGCCGCGACAAGGCCAAGATGCGCAACCTGGAGACGCAGCACAAGGTCCTGGAGCTCACGGCCGAGAACGAGCGGCTGCAGAAGAAGGTGGAGCAGCTGTCGCGCGAGCTCAGCACCCTGCGGAACTTGTTCAAGCAGCTGCCCGAGCCCCTGCTCGCCTCCTCCGGCCACTGCTAG